DNA from Lactobacillus johnsonii:
CTGCATGCTCTTGATCTAAAATGTGTTCAATTCTCCCACTAAAGAAAGGAACCATTGCACCAGCATGGTGAACTAGAATTTTTAAGTTGGGAGCTTTCTTAAAGATATTACTTTGAACCAGTTGTAACATAGCTTGCGATAATTCATATTCCCAAGAAAATACGAGATTATTATCTGGCTTTCGCTTATCAAATACTGGATGTAACCACAATGGAAGATTTAATTCAGCTGCTTTTATCAAAACAGGCTCGAATTCAGGACAGGCAATACTTTTACCCAAGTGTCTGGTAAAAATTTGAGCACCAACTAGATATGGACTCTTTTTGATATAGTCTAAGATCTTAAGTGAAGCAGGGATATTATTCATTGCCAACATACCTACTCCAGCTTCAAATTTATCTGGATAATTTGCTACAATACCAGCTAATTCTTGGTTAGCATCTACTGCAATTTTATTAGATTTTTCACCATTTACAAAATCTTCAGGATTAATATTTGCAAATGAAACAACTTGCTTGGTATTTTTATCTGGCCACTGCTCTAGCCTTTCATCTAAGCTAACCAAAGTTTCAATTTTGATAAATGGATATTTTTGCGGAATAGTTGTGTCAATATCAAGCATTGTTTGATAAAAATTTGGAGTTAGAATATGTGCAAATGCGTCAATTTTCATAATTTTTGCCTTCTCTATAAAATAATTCTTTCAAATTCATTTTATAATATTGCAAGCTTATTTTTTATAATCTTGACCATAAATATACTTATGTAGCTTTAAGTACTGTTGCTCAAGCTTCTTTTCATTCAAATTATCTTTGGCAAAATAATATCTTTTACCTTCAAATCCTTTTGGCATATAGTTCTGCTTAGCGATCTGGAATGGTTGCTCAAATGGATTTTCAATTAATACTCCGCCGGTTATTTCTATGGAATCTCACGCAGACGCCTAACTACCGAAGGTAAGTCACCATTTTTTAGTAGTAATATAGTGCAGCGTCAGTATCTGAGCCTACCATAGAATCTGAATATGCCGCTAAGTAGTCATAATGCTTAGTAGCTTTTTTATCATATGCAAAATGTTGTTTTTTTACAAAGTTTTTGACAGCGTCTATTGATAATTTATCTCCGTTAATTGCGTGAACAGTTTCTAAAATATTGAGAGCCACGCGTAGGTCACCATCAGCCGATGTAGCAATCATTTTAAATGTCTCCGAATCAATCTTGTCTTTTTCTATTTTTAAGACATCTGCCGTCGCCTTTTTTAAAACCGTTAAGATATTTTGATCGCTTAAAGCTTTAAATTCAAAAATCTGGCAACGTGACCTAACCGCAGGACCAATTGACATGATTGGATTTTCAGTGGTGACTCCAATTAACATTACTTGTCCGTTTTCAAGGTATGGCAAGAGATAATCTTGAATATTTTTTGTCATTCGATGAATCTCATCTATTAATAAGACAAAAGATCGATGAGGATAAGTATTAATGATTTGTGTTAACTTTAATTTGTTATCAACTGATGCATTGAAATTTGCTAAAGGATAGTTATATTCTCGAGCAATGATATGGGCTAAACTAGTCTTTCCTGTTCCAGGAGGTCCCCATAAAAGAAATGAAACTGGTACATGCTTGTGAATTATTTGATATAGCGGTACCCCTTCGTTAACTAGCTCTTCTTGACCTACCAGATCTTTCAATTGCTTTGGTCGCATTAAATCTGCTAGTGGTTGTTTAATTGGCAATATTTTCACCTTCTATTTTTATAAACGGTTTCTATATATTCTATAATATAAGAAAAAATTTTTATGCTAAAGTAAAAATTCTCTTTAAGTGCGAATACACGTTCGATATAATTTAAAAAGCAAATATTTTTTGAGGTAGAAATTATGCTTAATTTTTTAAAAAATTTCTTTTTAAATCTAAAACAAAAACAATACCAGGATAGTTTAGTTTTTCCAAGTGATAACTTACCGCTGTTTCCATATGTTGATGAAAATACTTTAGCTGAACATCCTCTGATCGATGAATATAACTTAGCAAGAGTTTATAGTCTCAACAACTATTTGAATCACAAAATATATCATTCAAACAGGCATAAGTCTTTAGAAAAATATTATCAAAATATGGAGTCTTTGCACTGGATAGCTTTAGTTTCTGATATAGGTTGGCCTTTTGGAAATAAAAATAAACCAGCAGTGCTGTTAGAGAAAGTGTTTGCAGTTGATAGTGATAATAATTGTAAACTATTAGAGCGTCACGTTTGGCTTAATACAAAGTATATCAAGCATACTATTACTAATCCCCAGTCGATTGCTGTTGGTGACGCGATTAAAGGTGTTAGCAATATTGGAATCTATTTTGGACCAAAGAAAGAGGTCAAATATGAATTAAGAGAAACTGTAATTCTAGGGGCAGGTATTTTTGTCGGACCAGATGAAAGAAATGATCAAAAAACTGATATATCACACAAATTTATAACTGATTATGATAGACATAATGATTGGATTTTAAAAATCAATAATAAGAAAAATGATACCTTTTTTTCTAAAAGCCCTACCACACATGAACTCACTAGTCTTCTAGCCTTATCTGGTACCGCATTTACTAATTATCAACGTTCAAAGCATCAATCTTATATTGAAAGAAGCTTAGCTCATAAAGCCATCAAAAAAAGAAAGCAAAAAGCAAAATCTCCTAATTTTACTAGAGAAGTAAAAAACATCAAGCACTCCGTCCATCAGACTATTAATCATACACGGTCACTTCAGCGATACCATGCGCAATTTAGTCGCTATTTTTACTATAATGATCAAAATGGAAATTTCGTTCCGTGTGTTAAATTTGTTGATATATTTAATGAACTAAACGAGAGTGTCTCACAAAATGCTTTTTTCAAGATTAATCCGCCTTTAATTAAACTCGGTCGCCTAAAGCCTGGAATGAAAATTAGTTTTTCGACCAGAGCTAAACTACCAAACCAAAGTGAAGATAAAGATCAAATTATTGAAATTTCTACAAACTATCCAACAAAGCTTTCTCCAATACCTGATACAAATGATGCGCTAGTTGGGATGATTATGAGAGATAGAAATGATCAAACTCCAGATCACTTAATCTTTTTAGAAAAATATAAAGAATGGTGTCAGACTAACAATCAACCTTTAACACAAAATATTAATCCTGCAAAAGTAAAATCTTTTAACAAAGAAGAAATTTCTCAACAATTAAATCTTACCGGAATGCAATTAGAAAAGATAATTCAAAAATTGCAGCTTAAACCAGCTTATACAAATGCAAATGAAGAATACTTTAATGAAAATAGTATAAAACAAATCGAAAAAGAACTTCATCTACGTCAAATGCTTCGTAACATTCGTCGTAATAAAGTCATGACAAGAGAATCTTTCATTGATAAAAGTCAGATAACTAAAGCGAGCAAAATTAATCACACCATTCTAATGACTTCTTATGGCCAGTATTATACCGAAGAACTAGATATTTATACCGCTCGAGATATTAAAAATATGATCACAGAGGCTAAAACTATCCCACTAAATTTCTATTTAAAAGTTCGGGATGTTGATAATAATAGGCTAAATTATATAAAAGCTAAAAATATTAAAGAATTCCGTCTGTTTAATTCATCCGAAACCTATCATATAAAATAAAATACTAAATATCTTTCACCATGTTATAGCTACTGATTCCATCCGGATCAGGGATATCATCAGAGGTTTTGCCTTCATTCTTAAATCCTCTCTTCTCATAGTTGGACTCATTGAACGATCCCAACCTGTATCAAGCAAGATTAATTTATCCAACGTTTCGAGCAAAAAGACATTTACAGGCAACGATATTTTAGGTGATTTTTTAATTGAAAAGCCAGCAGCCTTCGGAGTTGAGCAATGGTCTCCACCAAATGCTAATTCAGGCTCAATCCTAACTTTTCCAGTATTAATTATATGAACTTTATATTCTGACATAATCATTCACCTCATAAAATACCTTAGTTTGTAAAAATATTTTATGAAGAAATATGCGAATTTAACACTACACAATTGCCAAAAATGTCTAAAAATAAGTTGCTAAGTTAGTTAATTCTTTTGAAATCAGATCTAGGATAAATTTTCGATCAAATTTACTCTTGTGCTTTAGATAAAAAATATCTGCCGAAATTACCTCACTTGCTGTCATTTCAAATAAAAGTTCTGCTTTAATATTAGGATTAGTTAACTTAAAGCGCCGATACAAATTTTCTTTAATTGCTGTCTTCCATTTTTCAGCTAAACGATAATCGCAATCTTTAATTAATAAAGCTGAAAGCAGATTGCTATTTTTTAGCATAACTTAACACTTCATAAAAATATGTAAAGTTGTTTGTAGCTGGATCTCTGATACTCTGATCAAGCGTATTCAGCTTTTCTATAAATGTATTTTCTATTTCTTCTAATAAGTTGTCTATATTATCGTGATATGCGTAGAAAGTACTTCGAGCAACGTTTGATGTTTGGTTAGCTCTTTAATAGAAACTTGATTTATTTTCTTAGGACTTAATAAAGTAATTAAGCCCTGGTGCAAGGCTTGTTGTGCAGATGTTAGTTTTGTCATTGAGGTCATTAGCTTTCTTAGGATCAATAGTAGATAGATCAGAAAAACATCCTGATCTATCTACTATCTATATGATTAATACTTATACATTTAATTATTTGAAAATATATCCATGGTATATTCTATTTTTTGACAATAATTAGTATCTTGATTCTCAATTACTAAATAATATTTTTTATTAAGATTATAATTTGTATTCTGAATTGTAATAGTTACAGGAAGAGTACGATCAGCTGCAGATCCCTTACGATTTGCTTCAACTACTACTTTATTAGAAATCATCTTTTCATCCTCATCAACAAAGAATACATTATATTCAGTTGGTAATACTCTATCACTAACTGAAGCTACTTGATTAAAAAGTAGATTCATTTTTAAACTATTAATTCTAAAAGTAGTAGCCGCTAATTTGATTTCTGCTGGTTGCGCAGCGGATTTTCGTGAAGTTGCTTTGATATCTAATATTGGAATTAACATTTCTTGAATAGAAGAGCCGCCGTGAACATAATTTTTACTTCCACTTCTTGCAATAAATTCGTTTGGGCTTGTTGGATAATAAATATTAGTTTTATCATCATTAGATAAGCTAATACCCATTGTAGTACTTTTAACTCCCCTTACGCTTAATTTATCGGGGGTAATCAAATATCTTAAATGTGCATTGCCTAAATAGTCTTCATTTGCTAAATCAATTTTGTCGGTATCATAAATTGGACGTTCTTGATAAATAAAGCCATGATCGGCTGTTACAATGATGTGCGACACACCGTTTGTTCGTAAAGCTTGAATAGCTTTTTTGATTTCCTCAATTGCCTTTTCTGTAGCATCTACTAGTTCTTTAGTTGTTTTTAGTTCATGTCCTTTAGCATCAATTTGATTGTGATACAAATAAATTAAATTCTTACCATTAATGAAAGTTTTCACTTCCTTTGAAGTCATTTCTAAGATATCTTTTAGTTGAGCAGCTGTGTTACTTTCATTGAATGTTTTTAAAATTTTATTACGAGCAGAAGTATTTTCAGCGTTTTTATCGTCTACTTTAACTTTATGTTTCTCTGCCTCCCATCTAAGCCTATTGTGTGGTAGCATAACATTCATTCCCATATACGTCACTGACGGCAAGCTAGTAAGCGCATATTTCATATTTAAAGTTAATCGATCATTATTATCTAACTCATCTTCTAGCTCTTTACCAACTTCAAAGCGTAAGGCATCTGAAAAAATTACTACAACTCTTTCTGGCACATGAGATACATGATTATGATAAAATTTTTCTTGTTTTAGATCACTTGGTACTTCTGATAAATCAAAGGTATTATTCCATTGTTTAACCGAGCTATTCAATAAAATATTTCCATAATAC
Protein-coding regions in this window:
- a CDS encoding amidohydrolase family protein; translation: MKIDAFAHILTPNFYQTMLDIDTTIPQKYPFIKIETLVSLDERLEQWPDKNTKQVVSFANINPEDFVNGEKSNKIAVDANQELAGIVANYPDKFEAGVGMLAMNNIPASLKILDYIKKSPYLVGAQIFTRHLGKSIACPEFEPVLIKAAELNLPLWLHPVFDKRKPDNNLVFSWEYELSQAMLQLVQSNIFKKAPNLKILVHHAGAMVPFFSGRIEHILDQEHAEMFKNFYVDTAILGNTPALQLVLDYFGINHVLFGTDAPFAVMPSGADEIVSNAIENLDISDLYDKKIFETNYYHMLERQ
- the pglZ gene encoding BREX-1 system phosphatase PglZ type A; the encoded protein is MATLTTDKIISELKNYFEDKYQYVFWYDDKAQFKDIIDQIASNLNEVKLYKAQANQQFKTKINLLSDSQHKYLIYAPYERPRIQENYLTDLEYYSKLFTADATQIILEELNLSVDKLSFVKQYHTFFGAKDRRKNFIKYWNVDFDTTPEKGIIAAITKTEKLDINELLMKIISAGKENNQYLFLFAKYNVLDYFWKLVGNYFGYDTIENANLDNLINNLFFTYLDTELDIKNSSKFQNLLLSNRDNVQIFIDRFADSNKYNKYYISESNRVWNELKLHDLLVQESLSNLTKVTIFEEVNSIVLTKIRDKFIDNQVTDYEQVLNIIDRMSSHTRNNFSNNRENEYRFLRYSAELFNLRIPLFENWQKELDGYINNEYQIDTIYRKLLLAYTKISNNDLYSKIKKNIDLYYGNILLNSSVKQWNNTFDLSEVPSDLKQEKFYHNHVSHVPERVVVIFSDALRFEVGKELEDELDNNDRLTLNMKYALTSLPSVTYMGMNVMLPHNRLRWEAEKHKVKVDDKNAENTSARNKILKTFNESNTAAQLKDILEMTSKEVKTFINGKNLIYLYHNQIDAKGHELKTTKELVDATEKAIEEIKKAIQALRTNGVSHIIVTADHGFIYQERPIYDTDKIDLANEDYLGNAHLRYLITPDKLSVRGVKSTTMGISLSNDDKTNIYYPTSPNEFIARSGSKNYVHGGSSIQEMLIPILDIKATSRKSAAQPAEIKLAATTFRINSLKMNLLFNQVASVSDRVLPTEYNVFFVDEDEKMISNKVVVEANRKGSAADRTLPVTITIQNTNYNLNKKYYLVIENQDTNYCQKIEYTMDIFSNN